The Trichosurus vulpecula isolate mTriVul1 chromosome 3, mTriVul1.pri, whole genome shotgun sequence genome includes a window with the following:
- the BPIFB4 gene encoding BPI fold-containing family B member 4 encodes MLKTWCLAALCSSMVFTGTQSETNTVLRVSKEVLTNAISGTLEQGDALQSALREVPLGAGGVSYNDFHVREPRPKYTNGKQLGGNYKYGIIDPNENTANLGGKYRYGEILETDGTTRDLRNVNNAYGGTRGRGGRNYRSVEVPIARNQRRELLPGEIPPGVATGALGPGGLLGTGGMLATDGILSGQGGLLGGGGLLGDGGLLGGGGVLGVLGEGGILSTVQGITGLRIVELTLPRVSLRLLPGVGVYLSLYTRVAINGKSLIGFLDIAVEVNITAKVRLTMDRTGYPRLVVERCDTLLGGIKVKLLRGLLPNLVDNLVNRVLANVLPDLLCPIVDVALGLVNDQLGLVDSLIPLGILGSVQYTFSSLPLVTGEFLELDLNSLVGEAGGGLIDYPLGRPATRPRPQMPDLPPMGDSTNSQLAISANFLGSVLALLQKQGALDIDITDGMFPELPPLTTSTLGALIPKVFQQYPESRPLTIRIQVPNPPDVSLQKDEALVKVFATAEIMVSQPNDVETTICLLDVDTDLLAFFSVEGDKLMIDAKLDRTALTLKTSNVGNFDVGLMEVLVGKIFDLAFMPAMNAVLGSGVPLPKILNIDFSNADIDVLEDLLVLSA; translated from the exons ATGCTGAAGACGTGGTGCCTGGCAGCTCTGTGCAGCTCCATGGTGTTCACTGGCACTCAGTCAGAAACAAATACAGTCCTCAGAGTGAGCAAAGAAGTCCTTACTAATG CCATTTCTGGTACCCTGGAGCAAGGAGATGCTCTACAATCAGCCCTGAGAGAGGTTCCCCTTG GTGCTGGTGGTGTTTCCTATAATGACTTCCATGTTCGGGAACCCCGCCCAAAATACACCaatggaaagcaacttggaggGAATTACAAATATGGCATCATTGATCCCAATGAAAATACTGCTAATCTTGGTGGCAAATACAGATATGGTGAAATATTAGAAACAGATGGGACCACCAGGGATCTTCGAAATGTCAATAATGCATATGGAGGCACTAGAGGCCGTGGTGGTCGTAATTATAGATCTGTTGAAGTTCCAATTGCTAGAAATCAGCGTCGTGAACTGCTCCCTGGAGAGATCCCTCCTGGTGTGGCCACTGGGGCATTGGGCCCAGGAGGGCTGCTGGGCACGGGAGGGATGCTGGCAACAGATGGCATCCTGTCTGGACAAGGGGGCTTgcttggtggtggtggtcttCTGGGAGATGGAGgccttcttggaggaggaggagtccTTGGTGTCCTTGGTGAAGGTGGCATCCTCAGCACTGTCCAGGGAATCACAGG GTTGAGAATTGTGGAACTAACGCTCCCCCGTGTGTCTCTGAGGCTCCTGCCCGGTGTGGGAGTTTACCTGAGCTTGTACACTCGAGTGGCCATCAATGGCAAGAG tctcattggTTTCCTGGACATTGCTGTAGAAGTGAATATCACTGCCAAAGTCCGGCTGACCATGGACCGCACAGGCTATCCGCGGCTGGTCGTCGAGAGATGTGATACCCTCTTGGGAGGCATCAAGGTCAAACTCCTTCGGGG CTTGCTCCCTAATCTTGTGGATAACTTAGTGAACAGAGTCCTGGCCAACGTTCTTCCAGACCTG CTCTGTCCAATTGTGGATGTCGCTCTGGGCCTTGTCAATGACCAACTGGGTCTCGTGGATT CTTTGATACCACTTGGCATATTGGGAAGTGTTCAATATACCTTTTCAAGTCTTCCATTGGTGACTGGTGAATTCCTGGAGCTGGACCTAAAT AGTCTTGTTGGAGAGGCTGGAGGAGGTCTTATTGACTATCCATTGGGCCGACCAGCCACCAGGCCAAGGCCCCAGATGCCAGACTTGCCACCCATGGGTGACTCAACCAATTCCCAACTTGCAATTTCTGCCAACTTCCTGGGCTCGGTGTTGGCTCTCCTGCAGAAGCAAGGGGCACTGGATATAGACATCACTGATGGCATG TTTCCTGAGCTCCCTCCTCTAACCACGTCCACTCTGGGGGCCCTGATCCCTAAG GTTTTCCAGCAGTATCCTGAGTCACGACCATTGACCATAAGAATCCAGGTCCCCAATCCTCCTGATGTCTCTTTACAAAAAGATGAAGCTTTAGTGAAGGTCTTTGCCACTGCAGAAATCATGGTGTCCCAACCAAATGATGTGGAAACTACTATCTGTCTTCTTGATGTG GATACTGATCTCCTGGCTTTCTTTTCTGTGGAAGGTGATAAGCTTATGATCGATGCCAAGCTGGACAG gacAGCACTCACCTTGAAAACTTCAAATGTGGGCAATTTTGAT GTTGGCTTGATGGAAGTGCTGGTTGGCAAGATTTTTGACCTTGCTTTCATGCCGGCGATGAATG ctgtgctaggctctggagtTCCGCTCCCCAAAATATTGAACATCGACTTCAGCAATGCCGATATTGATGTCTTGGAG GACCTCCTTGTGTTGAGTGCATGA